One Micromonospora sp. WMMD1120 genomic region harbors:
- the argH gene encoding argininosuccinate lyase — MGGVDDKSLTENSAATNRTSLWGGRFAGGPAEALARLSVSVQFDWRLAPYDIAGSRAHARVLAGAGLLDPEELGRMLAALDDLEAACASGAFRPTIDDEDVHTALERGLLERLGSLGGKLRAGRSRNDQVATDLRLYLRDHARGVASRLVELAEALVEQAERHVDTAAPGMTHLQHAQPVTFGHWLLAHVQPLLRDLERLRDWDQRAAISPLGAGALAGSGLPLDPVAVAKELGFRTSFANSMDAVADRDFVAEFLFATAMIGVHLSRLGEEVVLWTSHEFGWVELDDSFATGSSIMPQKKNADIAELARGKSGRLVGGLMTVLTMLKGLPMTYDRDMQEDKEPAFDAVDTLELLLPALAGMISTMTVRVDRLVAAAPVGFSLATEVADWLVRRNVPFRDAHEITGRLVALCAARECELEDVSDEDLAAVSEHLDPSVRDVLSVRSALAARITPGSTGPGPVADQLAAAADRLAGWREWAAESVVPR, encoded by the coding sequence ATGGGCGGCGTGGACGACAAGAGCCTGACCGAGAACAGCGCCGCCACCAACCGGACGAGCCTCTGGGGTGGCCGGTTCGCGGGCGGCCCCGCCGAGGCGCTGGCCCGACTGTCGGTGAGCGTGCAGTTCGACTGGCGTCTGGCCCCGTACGACATCGCGGGTTCCCGGGCGCACGCCCGGGTCCTGGCCGGCGCCGGCCTGCTCGACCCTGAGGAGTTGGGCCGGATGTTGGCCGCGCTGGACGACCTGGAGGCCGCCTGCGCCTCCGGGGCGTTCCGCCCGACGATCGACGACGAGGACGTGCACACAGCGTTGGAGCGCGGGCTGCTGGAGCGTCTCGGCAGCCTCGGCGGCAAGCTGCGCGCCGGCCGGTCCCGCAACGACCAGGTCGCCACCGACCTGCGGCTCTACCTGCGCGACCACGCCCGGGGTGTGGCCAGCCGCCTCGTGGAGCTGGCGGAGGCGCTCGTCGAGCAGGCCGAGCGGCACGTCGACACCGCCGCGCCGGGGATGACCCACCTCCAGCACGCCCAGCCGGTCACCTTCGGGCACTGGTTGCTCGCCCACGTGCAGCCGTTGCTGCGGGACCTGGAGCGGTTGCGCGACTGGGATCAGCGGGCGGCGATCAGTCCGCTCGGCGCGGGCGCGCTCGCCGGCTCCGGGCTGCCGCTGGACCCGGTGGCCGTGGCCAAGGAGCTGGGTTTCCGGACGTCCTTCGCCAACTCGATGGACGCGGTCGCCGACCGGGACTTCGTCGCCGAGTTCCTCTTCGCCACCGCGATGATCGGGGTGCACCTGTCCCGGCTCGGTGAGGAGGTGGTGCTCTGGACCTCGCACGAGTTCGGCTGGGTGGAGCTGGACGACTCGTTCGCCACCGGCTCGTCGATCATGCCGCAAAAGAAGAACGCGGACATCGCCGAGCTGGCCCGGGGCAAGTCCGGCCGGTTGGTCGGCGGCCTGATGACGGTGCTCACCATGCTCAAGGGCCTGCCGATGACCTACGACCGGGACATGCAGGAGGACAAGGAGCCGGCCTTCGACGCGGTCGACACCCTGGAGCTGCTGCTGCCGGCCCTGGCCGGGATGATCTCCACGATGACGGTACGGGTGGACCGCCTGGTCGCCGCCGCCCCGGTCGGCTTCTCCCTCGCCACCGAGGTCGCCGACTGGCTGGTTCGGCGCAACGTGCCGTTCCGTGACGCGCACGAGATCACCGGCCGGCTGGTGGCGCTCTGCGCCGCCCGCGAGTGCGAGCTGGAGGACGTCTCCGACGAGGACCTGGCCGCGGTGAGCGAGCACCTCGACCCGTCGGTGCGCGACGTGCTGTCGGTGCGGTCGGCGCTGGCGGCCCGGATCACCCCCGGCTCCACCGGGCCCGGCCCGGTCGCCGACCAGCTCGCCGCCGCGGCGGACCGGCTGGCCGGCTGGCGGGAGTGGGCCGCCGAGTCCGTCGTTCCCCGCTGA
- a CDS encoding MmcQ/YjbR family DNA-binding protein yields the protein MERVEMLAYCLAKPGAWLDRPWEGDEVVKVGSRIFAFLGSGEGRPTVGVKCGPTREVADEWLHRHPDDASVMAYIGRSGWNTLRLDGAIDADELTEAVDASYDMVVAKLPRRERPTA from the coding sequence GTGGAGCGTGTGGAGATGCTGGCGTACTGCCTGGCCAAGCCGGGAGCATGGCTGGACCGGCCGTGGGAGGGCGACGAGGTGGTGAAGGTGGGCAGCCGGATCTTCGCCTTCCTCGGCAGCGGCGAAGGCCGGCCGACGGTGGGCGTCAAGTGCGGGCCGACCCGCGAGGTGGCCGACGAGTGGCTGCACCGGCACCCCGACGACGCCAGCGTGATGGCCTACATCGGCCGGTCCGGGTGGAACACGTTGCGCCTGGACGGCGCGATCGACGCCGACGAGCTGACCGAGGCGGTCGACGCGTCGTACGACATGGTGGTGGCCAAGCTTCCCCGGCGGGAGCGCCCGACGGCCTGA
- a CDS encoding DNA-binding protein, with protein MTIDDPFTAPHPGRARAHRTHEALRRISERHAGTDSRRGRWAHPYVLDPWEAVALVTALAAGGAEREPTEEPVDAGDLTAALTLLPHVRAELDALEAGLLTLARDRGLTWQAIAYGLGLGSAQAARQRYERVAARSAEQTP; from the coding sequence ATGACGATCGACGATCCGTTCACCGCGCCGCACCCGGGGCGCGCCCGCGCCCACCGCACCCACGAGGCGCTGCGACGCATCAGCGAGCGACACGCGGGCACCGACAGCCGGCGGGGGCGCTGGGCCCACCCGTACGTGCTGGACCCGTGGGAGGCGGTGGCACTGGTCACCGCGCTCGCCGCCGGCGGGGCCGAGCGCGAGCCGACCGAGGAACCCGTCGACGCCGGGGATCTCACCGCCGCGCTGACCCTGCTCCCGCACGTCCGCGCCGAGCTGGACGCGCTGGAGGCCGGGCTGTTGACGCTGGCCCGCGACCGGGGCCTGACCTGGCAGGCCATCGCGTACGGGCTGGGTCTGGGCAGCGCACAGGCCGCCCGGCAGCGCTACGAGCGGGTCGCCGCCCGCTCCGCCGAGCAAACCCCCTGA
- a CDS encoding DNA-3-methyladenine glycosylase: MDYAWLHAPAARVPETARTLLGWEIAAGGVRIRLTEVEAYAGTGEDPASHAHRGPTPRTRVMFGPAGHAYTYFVFGVHWCLNVVCGDEGEAAAVLLRAGEVVDGVQVARARRGATVSDRDLARGPARLVVALGIGASANGTSMLDGSGSLLLTPPTRPVPTAAVSAGPRVGVAAAHDVPWRFWITGDPTVSPYRRHTPRRRATSVTNR; this comes from the coding sequence GTGGACTACGCATGGCTGCACGCCCCCGCCGCCCGGGTGCCCGAGACGGCGCGGACCCTGCTCGGCTGGGAGATCGCCGCGGGTGGGGTGCGGATCAGGCTGACCGAGGTCGAGGCGTACGCGGGCACCGGCGAGGACCCGGCCTCGCACGCCCACCGGGGCCCCACCCCCCGTACCCGGGTGATGTTCGGCCCCGCCGGGCACGCCTACACCTACTTCGTGTTCGGCGTGCACTGGTGTCTGAACGTCGTGTGCGGCGACGAGGGGGAGGCGGCCGCGGTCCTGCTGCGTGCCGGGGAGGTCGTCGACGGCGTCCAGGTCGCCCGCGCGCGTCGAGGTGCCACGGTGTCCGATCGTGACCTCGCGCGCGGACCCGCCCGGCTGGTGGTCGCGCTCGGGATCGGCGCGTCCGCCAACGGCACGTCAATGCTCGACGGCAGCGGGTCACTGCTGCTCACGCCGCCGACCCGCCCGGTGCCGACAGCCGCCGTCTCCGCCGGCCCGCGGGTCGGGGTTGCTGCCGCGCACGACGTGCCCTGGCGCTTCTGGATCACCGGCGACCCCACGGTGAGCCCCTACCGGCGGCACACGCCCCGCCGACGGGCCACAAGTGTGACCAACCGATAG
- a CDS encoding NUDIX domain-containing protein, producing the protein MSFRLATYAVCVKGERVLLVHHVTLTGETHWTLPGGEIEHAEDPFDAVVREVAEETGYQAVVERLLGVDSRMIPAAHARLGVEQQAVGVFYGVRVVGGVRRSETNGGVVESVWTPLSEVAHLRRSAVVDVGLTLARTAPPTGHVAPVPVGGLIRH; encoded by the coding sequence GTGAGTTTCCGGTTGGCGACGTATGCCGTGTGTGTCAAGGGTGAGCGGGTCCTTCTCGTGCATCACGTGACACTGACCGGCGAGACGCACTGGACCCTGCCGGGCGGCGAGATCGAGCACGCGGAGGACCCGTTCGACGCGGTGGTCCGGGAAGTCGCCGAGGAGACCGGTTACCAGGCGGTGGTCGAACGGCTGCTGGGCGTGGATTCGCGGATGATCCCCGCCGCCCACGCGCGGCTGGGTGTCGAGCAGCAGGCCGTCGGCGTCTTCTACGGCGTCCGTGTGGTCGGTGGCGTGCGGCGCTCCGAGACCAACGGCGGCGTCGTCGAGTCGGTCTGGACCCCGTTGTCCGAGGTGGCCCATCTGCGCCGCTCGGCGGTGGTCGATGTCGGCCTCACCCTCGCGCGGACCGCTCCGCCGACGGGCCACGTCGCCCCCGTCCCGGTCGGCGGCCTCATCCGGCACTGA
- a CDS encoding exo-alpha-sialidase has translation MATLLAIGTAKGLFLATSADDRRGWEITGPHFPMTGVYAVAIDTRRPTPRLLVSTTSSHFGPSVATSDDLGASWDEPDQAPVAFPADTGVSLGRVWQLTPAGPEEPDVIWAGTEPSALFRSTDGGRSFELVRSLWDHPHRPQWEAGFGGQAVHTVLPHPRDPARVLVAMSTGGVYRSEDAGASWAPGNTGIRAYFMPDEWPEFGQCVHKVARDAGNPERLYAQNHHGVYRSDDDGRTWSSIAEGLPSDFGFPMVSHPGRADTVWTFPLVADGERFPTEHRCRVFRSTDAGGKWEPLSVGLPEGPFYPAVLRDAMCADDATPAGVYFGTRSGSVFASRDEGDSWALVAAHLPDVLCVRAAVI, from the coding sequence ATGGCAACGCTGCTCGCAATCGGGACGGCCAAGGGGTTGTTCCTCGCCACCAGCGCCGACGACCGGCGCGGCTGGGAGATCACCGGCCCGCACTTCCCGATGACCGGTGTCTACGCGGTGGCGATCGACACCCGTCGCCCCACTCCCCGGTTGCTGGTCAGCACGACCAGCTCACACTTCGGCCCCAGCGTCGCCACCAGCGACGACCTCGGCGCCTCCTGGGACGAGCCCGACCAGGCGCCGGTCGCGTTCCCGGCCGACACCGGGGTCTCGCTCGGCCGGGTCTGGCAGTTGACCCCGGCCGGTCCGGAGGAACCGGACGTGATCTGGGCCGGCACCGAGCCGTCGGCGCTGTTCAGGTCCACCGACGGTGGTCGCAGCTTCGAGTTGGTGCGTTCGCTGTGGGACCACCCGCACCGGCCGCAGTGGGAGGCAGGGTTCGGCGGCCAGGCCGTGCACACGGTGCTGCCCCACCCGCGCGATCCCGCTCGGGTGCTGGTCGCCATGTCCACCGGCGGGGTCTACCGCTCGGAGGACGCCGGGGCGAGCTGGGCGCCCGGCAACACCGGCATCCGCGCCTACTTCATGCCGGACGAGTGGCCCGAGTTCGGCCAGTGCGTGCACAAGGTCGCCCGCGACGCCGGCAATCCCGAGCGGCTCTACGCGCAGAACCACCACGGCGTCTACCGCTCCGACGACGACGGCCGCACCTGGTCCTCGATCGCCGAGGGCCTGCCCAGCGACTTCGGCTTTCCGATGGTGTCGCACCCGGGTCGAGCCGACACGGTGTGGACCTTCCCGCTGGTCGCCGACGGTGAACGGTTCCCGACCGAGCACCGCTGTCGGGTGTTCCGCTCGACCGACGCCGGCGGAAAGTGGGAGCCGCTGTCGGTGGGGCTGCCCGAGGGGCCGTTCTACCCGGCGGTGCTGCGCGACGCGATGTGCGCCGACGACGCCACCCCCGCCGGCGTCTACTTCGGCACCCGCTCCGGCTCGGTGTTCGCCAGCCGGGACGAGGGCGACTCGTGGGCGCTGGTGGCGGCGCACCTGCCCGACGTGCTGTGCGTCCGGGCGGCGGTGATCTGA
- a CDS encoding ubiquitin-like small modifier protein 1 — MVTVLLPGPLRGEADGASRLSVDAAGTLRAVLDELAARHPRLSRRLRDERGELRRYVNVFVDGEDCRHSGGLATPVGDGAEVQVVPSVAGG, encoded by the coding sequence GTGGTCACCGTGTTGCTGCCCGGTCCGCTGCGCGGCGAGGCCGATGGGGCGAGTCGGTTGAGCGTCGACGCGGCCGGCACGCTGCGCGCGGTCCTCGACGAGTTGGCCGCGCGCCATCCCCGGCTGTCCCGGCGACTGCGTGACGAGCGCGGCGAGTTGCGCCGTTACGTCAACGTCTTCGTCGACGGGGAGGACTGCCGGCACTCGGGCGGTCTGGCGACCCCGGTCGGTGACGGCGCCGAGGTGCAGGTGGTGCCGTCGGTGGCGGGGGGCTGA
- a CDS encoding LLM class flavin-dependent oxidoreductase, with protein sequence MQFGVFTVGDVTVDPTTGREPTEHERIKAMVAIALKAEEVGLDVFATGEHHNPPFVPSSPTTMLGYIAARTERLLMSTATTLITTNDPVKIAEDYAMLQHLSGGRVDLMMGRGNTGPVYPWFGKDIRAGIPLAIENYDLLRRLWREDVVDWKGKYRTPLQSFTATPRPLDGVPPFVWHGSIRSPEIAEQAAYYGDGFFANHIFWPKEHTQRMVGLYRERYAHYGHGSADQAIVGLGGQVFMRRNSQDAVREFRPYFDNAPVYGHGPSLEEFTRETPLTVGSPQQVIDRTLGFREYVGDYQRQLFLIDHAGLPLKTVLEQLDLLGEEVVPVLRKEFAALRPAHVPDAPTHASLVTAAGGGTDSTVHAVDDVTGRAPEGATR encoded by the coding sequence ATGCAGTTCGGAGTCTTCACCGTCGGTGACGTCACCGTCGATCCGACCACCGGTCGGGAGCCGACCGAGCATGAGCGGATCAAGGCGATGGTCGCGATCGCGCTGAAGGCCGAGGAGGTCGGCCTGGACGTCTTCGCCACCGGCGAGCACCACAACCCGCCGTTCGTGCCGTCGTCCCCGACCACCATGCTGGGTTACATCGCGGCGCGCACCGAGCGGCTGCTGATGTCCACCGCCACCACGCTGATCACCACGAACGACCCGGTGAAGATCGCCGAGGACTACGCGATGCTTCAGCATCTCTCCGGCGGCCGGGTGGACCTGATGATGGGTCGCGGCAACACCGGCCCGGTGTACCCGTGGTTCGGCAAGGACATCCGCGCCGGCATCCCGCTCGCCATCGAGAACTACGACCTGCTGCGCCGGCTGTGGCGCGAGGACGTGGTCGACTGGAAGGGCAAGTACCGCACCCCGTTGCAGTCGTTCACCGCGACGCCGCGTCCCCTCGACGGGGTGCCGCCGTTCGTGTGGCACGGCTCGATCCGCAGCCCGGAGATCGCCGAGCAGGCCGCGTACTACGGCGACGGCTTCTTCGCCAACCACATCTTCTGGCCCAAGGAGCACACCCAGCGGATGGTCGGGCTCTACCGCGAGCGCTACGCGCACTACGGCCACGGCTCCGCCGACCAGGCGATCGTGGGCCTCGGTGGGCAGGTGTTCATGCGGCGCAACTCGCAGGACGCGGTCCGGGAGTTCCGGCCCTACTTCGACAACGCCCCGGTCTATGGGCACGGGCCGTCGCTCGAGGAGTTCACCCGGGAGACCCCGCTGACCGTGGGCAGCCCGCAGCAGGTCATCGACCGCACGCTGGGCTTCCGGGAGTACGTCGGCGACTACCAGCGGCAGCTCTTCCTGATCGACCACGCCGGCCTGCCGTTGAAGACGGTGCTCGAGCAGCTCGACCTGCTCGGCGAGGAGGTGGTGCCGGTGCTGCGCAAGGAGTTCGCCGCGCTGCGCCCGGCGCACGTGCCGGACGCGCCCACCCACGCCTCGCTGGTCACCGCGGCCGGCGGCGGCACCGACAGCACCGTGCACGCCGTCGACGACGTGACGGGCAGGGCCCCGGAGGGGGCGACCCGATGA
- a CDS encoding FMN reductase, translated as MTHRTLAVVSAGLSQPSSTRLLADQLAAATRDELVRRGHAVTPHVVDLREYAHDVVNNMLTGFAPTALREVVDTVTGADGLIAVTPIFSASYNGLFKSFFDVLDKESLVDRPVLIGATGGTARHSLALEHAVRPMFAYLRSVVVPTAVFAAPEDWSDGAADGALRGRIRRAAAELADQIERRPPASGPADPFALTTDFLQMLGRGDDAPLS; from the coding sequence ATGACCCACCGCACCCTGGCCGTGGTCTCGGCCGGGCTGAGTCAGCCCTCGTCCACCCGGCTGCTCGCCGACCAGCTCGCCGCGGCCACCCGCGACGAGCTGGTCCGGCGCGGCCACGCGGTGACCCCGCACGTTGTCGACCTGCGGGAGTACGCCCACGACGTGGTGAACAACATGCTCACCGGGTTCGCGCCGACGGCGCTGCGCGAGGTCGTCGACACGGTGACCGGCGCGGACGGGCTGATCGCCGTCACCCCGATCTTCAGCGCCTCCTACAACGGGCTCTTCAAGTCCTTCTTCGACGTGCTGGACAAGGAGTCGCTGGTCGACCGGCCGGTGCTGATCGGGGCCACCGGCGGCACCGCCCGGCACTCGTTGGCGCTGGAGCACGCGGTCCGCCCGATGTTCGCGTACCTGCGGTCGGTGGTGGTCCCGACGGCCGTCTTCGCCGCGCCGGAGGACTGGTCGGACGGCGCCGCCGACGGCGCGTTGCGCGGTCGGATCCGCCGTGCCGCGGCGGAGTTGGCCGACCAGATCGAGCGTCGTCCACCGGCCAGCGGCCCGGCCGACCCGTTCGCCCTCACCACCGATTTCCTCCAGATGCTCGGGCGGGGTGACGACGCGCCGCTCAGTTGA
- a CDS encoding universal stress protein has product MNRPVVVGVDGSPSSLVAAEHAARAAHLRSRPLLLVHGYLHPFGYGVPLNPYDLGVPAPSAEAQKMLERTAAELTDRWPDLTVDVRQVTGGPGATLIEESRRAELVVVGSRGLGGFTGLLLGSVGAQVAAHARCPVLVVRPDEQPIPVDAPVLVGVDGSESAALAVGYGADEAALRDVPLVLTHVGPPEQDRSVPEEIEEAQAAYRADAVRLLADASGRARAAHPDLVVREHPIRAAGAAQGLIEASGTASLLVVGTRGRAGFAGLLLGSVSQAAIQHAHCPVLVAHPLN; this is encoded by the coding sequence ATGAACCGACCTGTCGTGGTGGGAGTGGACGGCTCCCCGTCCAGCCTGGTCGCCGCCGAACACGCCGCACGGGCCGCGCACCTGCGGTCCCGGCCGTTGCTGCTGGTGCACGGCTACCTGCACCCCTTCGGGTACGGCGTACCGCTCAACCCGTACGACCTCGGGGTGCCGGCGCCCTCCGCGGAGGCGCAGAAGATGTTGGAGCGGACGGCGGCCGAGCTGACCGACAGGTGGCCCGACCTCACCGTGGACGTCCGCCAGGTGACCGGCGGTCCCGGCGCCACCCTCATCGAGGAGTCCCGCCGGGCGGAGCTGGTCGTGGTGGGCAGCCGGGGTCTCGGCGGCTTCACCGGGCTGCTGCTCGGCTCGGTCGGCGCGCAGGTAGCCGCGCACGCGCGGTGCCCGGTGCTGGTCGTCCGCCCCGACGAACAGCCGATCCCGGTGGACGCCCCGGTGCTCGTCGGTGTCGACGGCTCCGAGTCGGCGGCGCTCGCGGTGGGCTACGGCGCCGACGAGGCGGCGCTGCGGGACGTGCCGCTGGTGCTGACGCACGTCGGGCCGCCGGAGCAGGACCGGAGCGTGCCGGAGGAGATCGAGGAGGCGCAGGCCGCGTACCGGGCGGACGCGGTGCGGCTGCTGGCCGACGCCTCCGGCAGGGCGCGCGCGGCGCACCCCGACCTGGTGGTGCGGGAACACCCGATCCGGGCGGCCGGCGCGGCCCAGGGGCTCATCGAGGCCAGCGGCACGGCGTCACTGCTGGTCGTGGGCACCCGGGGCCGGGCCGGTTTCGCCGGCCTGCTGCTCGGCTCGGTCAGTCAGGCGGCCATCCAGCACGCTCACTGCCCGGTGCTCGTCGCCCACCCGCTCAACTGA
- a CDS encoding winged helix-turn-helix domain-containing protein — translation MDSVEDRLAALEAQVAALSERLAATPPPPAPATAPEGTFWALDGLKQRLPADGAGAVLYTGTVRVAGQHYDWQYGRTVDDLLAADWTELAGALSALAHPVRLRLLREILGGRQSTSELAEIEELGTTGQLHHHLRQMTAAGWLRSGGRGRHAVPAERVVPLLAILTAAGR, via the coding sequence ATGGACAGCGTGGAAGATCGGCTCGCCGCGCTGGAGGCACAGGTCGCGGCCCTGAGCGAACGGCTCGCGGCGACACCGCCGCCACCCGCCCCCGCAACCGCGCCCGAGGGCACCTTCTGGGCTCTCGACGGGCTCAAGCAGCGCCTGCCGGCAGACGGAGCGGGCGCGGTCCTCTACACCGGCACCGTCCGCGTCGCCGGCCAGCACTACGACTGGCAGTACGGCCGCACCGTCGACGACCTGCTCGCCGCGGACTGGACGGAGCTGGCGGGCGCCCTCTCCGCGTTGGCCCACCCGGTGCGGCTGCGGCTCCTCCGGGAGATCCTCGGCGGCCGGCAGAGCACCAGCGAGCTGGCCGAGATCGAGGAGTTGGGCACCACCGGGCAGCTGCATCACCATCTGCGCCAGATGACCGCTGCCGGTTGGCTGCGCAGCGGCGGCAGGGGCCGCCACGCGGTCCCCGCCGAACGCGTGGTGCCACTGCTGGCCATCCTCACCGCCGCCGGCCGCTGA
- a CDS encoding serine hydrolase domain-containing protein has product MRRTTVTTLVAALIAGLCGVALMPRAPRLDARSTGDRELAVAVRAAVPDPSGHRGLAVAVVENGRVRTAGLGDRDLAGRPVEPGTPFEIGSVTKALTGMLLADQVAAGVVGPDDHLGVTWSEVTGPARDVTLAELASHRAGLPRLAPASPLGWARVLWSNVSGGNPYAGQGVDTIRGAADRVRPGDGRGEVDYSNLGPSVLGHALAAKAGVAYPELLHARLLRPLGMTATVVATGDDDLPAGRAQGSRAGGRPLDPWPSAGYAPAGAGPWSTAEDLGRLLAATLAGTAPGADAATARFREDDDTRIGYGWFTSRHGDHEVVWHNGATGGFRSYVGFERATGRAVAVLGNTDRDVEPIGLRLLGVPPREADSAASVLLPWIGAGLAVVFTFLGGLSLLGTARRRELDQVTVLAAAVWAFAYLGLGHRLGDWSVVPAWLWPLGACVAAAGVAVAATRWHALPVVDARVPWRRLVSVASSVVAAVLAVVAVAG; this is encoded by the coding sequence ATGCGCCGCACCACAGTCACCACCCTCGTCGCCGCGCTGATCGCCGGCCTGTGCGGGGTCGCGCTGATGCCCCGGGCGCCCCGCCTCGACGCGCGGAGCACGGGCGACCGCGAGCTGGCCGTCGCCGTGCGCGCGGCGGTGCCCGACCCGTCGGGACACCGGGGGCTCGCCGTCGCAGTGGTCGAGAACGGACGCGTCCGCACCGCCGGCCTGGGCGACCGGGACCTCGCCGGTCGACCCGTCGAGCCCGGCACCCCGTTCGAGATCGGCTCGGTCACCAAGGCGCTCACCGGCATGCTCCTCGCCGACCAGGTCGCCGCCGGCGTCGTCGGCCCCGACGACCACCTCGGCGTCACCTGGTCCGAGGTGACCGGCCCCGCCCGCGACGTCACCCTCGCCGAACTCGCCAGCCACCGCGCCGGCCTGCCCCGGCTCGCCCCCGCCTCCCCGCTGGGGTGGGCGCGCGTCCTGTGGTCCAACGTCTCCGGCGGCAACCCGTACGCCGGGCAGGGCGTCGACACCATCCGCGGCGCCGCCGACCGGGTCCGTCCCGGCGACGGTCGCGGCGAGGTCGACTACTCCAACCTCGGCCCGTCGGTGCTCGGTCACGCGCTCGCCGCGAAGGCGGGCGTCGCGTACCCCGAGCTGCTGCACGCCCGGCTGCTGCGGCCGCTCGGCATGACGGCCACCGTCGTCGCCACCGGCGACGACGACCTGCCCGCCGGTCGCGCCCAGGGCAGCCGGGCCGGCGGCCGGCCGCTCGACCCGTGGCCGAGTGCCGGGTACGCGCCGGCCGGCGCCGGCCCGTGGTCGACGGCCGAGGATCTGGGCCGGCTGCTCGCCGCCACCCTCGCCGGCACCGCTCCCGGCGCGGACGCCGCCACCGCCCGCTTCCGCGAGGACGACGACACCCGCATCGGCTACGGCTGGTTCACCAGCCGGCACGGCGACCACGAGGTGGTCTGGCACAACGGCGCGACCGGCGGTTTCCGGTCCTACGTCGGCTTCGAACGCGCCACCGGGCGGGCGGTGGCGGTGCTCGGCAACACCGACAGGGACGTCGAGCCGATCGGCCTGCGGCTGCTCGGGGTGCCTCCGAGGGAGGCCGACTCGGCGGCGTCGGTGCTGCTGCCGTGGATCGGCGCCGGGCTCGCGGTGGTCTTCACCTTCCTCGGCGGGCTCTCCCTGCTCGGCACCGCCCGCCGTCGCGAACTCGACCAGGTGACAGTGCTGGCGGCGGCGGTCTGGGCGTTCGCCTATCTGGGGTTGGGGCACCGGTTGGGGGACTGGTCGGTGGTGCCGGCCTGGTTGTGGCCGCTCGGGGCCTGCGTGGCGGCGGCGGGGGTGGCAGTGGCGGCGACCAGGTGGCACGCCCTGCCGGTCGTCGACGCGCGGGTGCCGTGGCGTCGACTGGTGTCAGTGGCGAGTTCGGTGGTGGCCGCCGTGCTGGCGGTCGTCGCCGTCGCCGGCTGA
- a CDS encoding GNAT family N-acetyltransferase, giving the protein MTSDVLLRPVREDDVVEFFLHQQDPEANRMAAFGPKDPTDHREFARHWARVLANPANLVRTVEVDGAVVGYVSAFPVDDQTEVSYWIDRARWGRGHATAALAALLRELPRPVHARAAKDNAASLAVLRKCGFVVVGEDSGYANGRGEDVEEWLLELPADGPDLGEH; this is encoded by the coding sequence ATGACCTCCGACGTGTTGCTGCGCCCGGTCCGCGAGGACGATGTCGTTGAGTTCTTCCTGCACCAGCAGGACCCGGAGGCCAACCGGATGGCCGCCTTCGGCCCGAAGGACCCCACCGACCACCGCGAGTTCGCCCGGCACTGGGCCCGGGTGCTGGCCAACCCGGCGAACCTGGTCCGCACGGTCGAGGTCGACGGCGCCGTGGTCGGCTACGTGAGCGCCTTCCCCGTCGACGACCAGACCGAGGTCAGCTACTGGATCGACAGGGCCCGCTGGGGCCGGGGCCACGCGACGGCGGCCCTGGCCGCCCTGCTGCGCGAGCTGCCCCGGCCGGTGCACGCCCGCGCCGCCAAGGACAACGCCGCCTCCCTCGCGGTGCTGCGCAAGTGCGGCTTCGTGGTGGTCGGGGAGGATTCGGGGTACGCCAACGGCCGGGGAGAGGACGTCGAGGAGTGGCTGCTCGAGCTGCCCGCCGACGGCCCTGACCTGGGCGAGCACTAG